A single window of Nicotiana sylvestris chromosome 5, ASM39365v2, whole genome shotgun sequence DNA harbors:
- the LOC138868329 gene encoding uncharacterized protein, translating to MNKICDLFGFKQRNTSKYYDVVNGLADAFNKTLCNLLKMVVSESKRDWHNKMEEVFWAYRTTYRTPTQATPYPLIYGVEAVLPLKRQIPSLQLVIQEGLTDEENARLRLGELEGLDEKRLEAQKSLECYQACLSRSFNKRARLRFFQVDDQVLVVKRLIITSRRSGGKFSAKWDAPYVVQEVYSSGTYEIVDSESLQISPIYGKFMKRYYP from the coding sequence ATGAACAAAATATGTGATctttttggcttcaagcaacgcaATACCTCCAAGTATTATGATGTTGTCAATGGACTTGCTGATGCATTTAATAAGACGCTCTGCAACTTGTTGAAAATGGTTGTCTCTGAGTCTAAAAGAGATTGGCATAATAAAATGGAAGAAGTATTTTGGGCATATAGGACCACATATCGCACACCAACGCaagcgactccttatccacttATTTATGGAGTTGAAGCAGTCCTTCCACTTAAGCGTCAAATCCCATCGTTACAGCTTGTCATTCAAGAAGGactcactgatgaagaaaatgctcggtTACGCCTTGGAGAATTGGAAGGTCTTGATGAAAAGAGGCTAGAAGCTCAAAAAAgccttgaatgttatcaagcttgTCTGTCTCGATCTTTTAACAAAAGGGCGCGCCTTAGATTTTTCCAAGTGGATGACCAAGTTCTTGTGGTCAAAAGACTTATTATTACCTCTCGTCGATCTGGGGGCAAATTCTCTGCTAAGTGGGATGCACCATATGTTGTACAAGAGGTATACTCAAGTGGCACTTACGAGATAGTTGACTCAGAAAGTTTGCAGATTAGCCCTATCTATGGAAAATTCATGAAGAGATACTATCCTTGA